GCCCGTCCCTGGGGTCGCGGGCAAAAGCGCCAGCGAACCCTTCTCATTCTAGCGAGGATAGGTAATTAAAGCTGGGTTTCCGCAACCCCGGCCAAGTAGCACGTTGGCAAGTCTCCCGAATTCAGGAGCGATATGGCCGACCCGGGTAAGCACTTGCCGTTTCCGAATCCTGTCGTCAGTTTGCCTGGGCGGCCTGTCCTCCAGCGACAGCTGCGCCAATTGCATCGTGCATCCATTGTGCTGAATCGGAAAATCCGCCAAAGCTGTACAAGTGAATACCGATGATGTTGTTTCCTGCATGCGTCGCACAGTGATGGGCAAGCATTTGCAGCTGCTCAGTGGGGTCGGTATGCATGACCAGTTTTGCCGCCTTCATCCCCATCTCTTGCATTGCCCGCAGGGACGTGCTTACTCCGCACAGGCGGGCATAGCGCATAAGGGAAACAATATGCGTTGGTCCCGCCATGCCAACATACACCGGCACGCCCGGGGCTTCCTTCTCAAGAGTTACACAGAATTGGATGATGCGTACCGGTGCAAAGGTAAACTGGGTCAGTACCGAGACACCGATACCAGCACCGGCCGCCCAGGCCAACTTCTTGGCCAGCGCTTCCTGTAACGCCTGATGCGAGATCAGGGAGTGTCCCTCGGGATAACCGGCAAAACTGACCTCCTTGATACCGCAGGTTTGCAGTAAGCCGCTGTCGAGTACATCGAGGGTATCCGTAAATGGTCCCGCGGGCTCTCGCTTGTCACCGGCAATCAGCAGGACGCGCCGGACCTGGCATTCATCCACCGCGCGAGACAGGAACTCCCGCAGTTGCTTTTCCGAAGCCAGCCGCCTGGCGGCAAGATGGGGCACTGGATTAAATCCCGCCCGGCTCAACGACTGCATCCGATCCAGGTTCGTCATCAAC
The window above is part of the Myxococcales bacterium genome. Proteins encoded here:
- a CDS encoding methylenetetrahydrofolate reductase produces the protein MNPDLLEARISHTLSELVADGSIELIETSTAAIHPGQKLLPYAMSVFVPALANRELMTNLDRMQSLSRAGFNPVPHLAARRLASEKQLREFLSRAVDECQVRRVLLIAGDKREPAGPFTDTLDVLDSGLLQTCGIKEVSFAGYPEGHSLISHQALQEALAKKLAWAAGAGIGVSVLTQFTFAPVRIIQFCVTLEKEAPGVPVYVGMAGPTHIVSLMRYARLCGVSTSLRAMQEMGMKAAKLVMHTDPTEQLQMLAHHCATHAGNNIIGIHLYSFGGFSDSAQWMHDAIGAAVAGGQAAQAN